Proteins encoded together in one Mannheimia haemolytica window:
- the gsiB gene encoding Glutathione-binding protein gsiB precursor, giving the protein MKKQFEHNESRRGFMKLIAGVGAGMAFSGTLGTFTPKAFAAPAAGSTIEAGIAYPISTGFDPLTSSGASSMAANLHIFEGLVDLHPATRKPYLALAAAEPEKIDDVTYRITLRDGAKFHNGNPVTTEDVVYSFERVLDPAKASLFAQFIPFIDTVKKVDEKVVEFKLKYPFALFKERLTIVKIVPKAVVEAGQAAFDANPVGTGPYKFVSATKDDRIVFEAFADYNGGYPAQVEKMTWFLLSDDAARVTAQESGRVQAIESVPYLDAERLKRKGTVESVQSFGLLFLMFNCEKAPFNNPKVRQALHYGLDTQKLIDVVFLGNAKAATSYVQDTHPDYVKANSQYDFDKAKAEALLAEAGVTELKFELLATDHSWVKECAPLILESWNSLKGVKVSLKHLQSGALYGTHVDKGAYEVVIAPGDPSVFGNDLDLLLSWWYRGDVWPKRRFRWSETAEYAEVQKLLDEAAKNPAASKEAWAKAINIIAEQVPLYPIIHRKLPTAWNDKALTGFQPLPTTGMSFIGVGRAK; this is encoded by the coding sequence ATGAAAAAACAGTTTGAACACAACGAATCCCGTCGTGGTTTTATGAAACTAATTGCAGGTGTTGGTGCCGGTATGGCATTTAGTGGCACTTTAGGAACATTTACACCTAAAGCATTTGCAGCCCCTGCCGCCGGCTCAACGATTGAGGCCGGTATAGCTTATCCCATATCAACCGGATTTGACCCGCTTACCTCAAGCGGTGCATCCTCAATGGCGGCAAACCTCCATATTTTTGAAGGCCTCGTGGACTTACATCCAGCCACTCGCAAACCATATTTAGCATTGGCAGCAGCAGAGCCTGAAAAAATTGATGATGTAACCTATCGAATTACTTTACGTGACGGGGCTAAATTCCACAATGGTAATCCGGTTACCACTGAAGACGTAGTTTACTCATTTGAACGTGTATTAGACCCAGCTAAAGCATCACTTTTCGCACAATTTATTCCGTTCATTGATACAGTGAAAAAAGTCGATGAAAAAGTGGTTGAATTCAAATTGAAATATCCGTTTGCGTTATTCAAAGAGCGTTTAACTATCGTTAAAATCGTACCGAAAGCAGTAGTTGAAGCTGGTCAAGCTGCATTTGATGCTAATCCAGTGGGGACTGGCCCATATAAATTTGTATCCGCAACTAAAGATGATCGTATTGTTTTCGAAGCATTTGCAGATTATAACGGTGGCTACCCGGCACAAGTCGAGAAAATGACTTGGTTCTTACTTTCTGATGATGCCGCTCGTGTAACTGCTCAAGAATCTGGCCGTGTTCAAGCAATCGAGTCTGTGCCTTACTTAGACGCAGAACGCTTAAAACGTAAAGGTACAGTTGAGTCAGTACAATCATTCGGCTTACTGTTCTTAATGTTTAACTGTGAAAAAGCACCGTTTAACAACCCGAAAGTTCGCCAAGCGTTACATTATGGCTTAGATACCCAAAAATTAATTGATGTGGTGTTCTTAGGCAATGCAAAAGCTGCTACATCTTACGTGCAAGATACTCACCCGGATTATGTGAAAGCAAATTCGCAATATGATTTCGATAAAGCGAAAGCCGAAGCATTATTAGCAGAAGCGGGCGTGACAGAGTTAAAATTTGAATTGTTAGCAACCGATCACTCTTGGGTGAAAGAATGTGCGCCATTAATTCTTGAATCGTGGAACAGCTTAAAAGGCGTAAAAGTTTCTCTTAAACATTTACAATCTGGTGCATTATACGGCACACACGTAGATAAAGGCGCATATGAAGTTGTGATTGCACCTGGCGACCCATCAGTTTTCGGTAATGACTTAGACCTATTATTAAGCTGGTGGTATCGTGGTGATGTATGGCCGAAACGTCGTTTCCGCTGGTCTGAAACAGCTGAATATGCAGAAGTACAAAAACTGCTTGATGAAGCGGCCAAAAATCCTGCTGCTTCTAAAGAAGCCTGGGCGAAAGCAATCAATATTATCGCTGAACAAGTGCCTCTTTACCCAATTATTCACCGTAAATTGCCAACTGCGTGGAATGATAAGGCATTAACAGGTTTCCAACCATTACCAACAACAGGTATGTCATTTATCGGTGTTGGTCGTGCTAAATAG